A region from the Sandaracinus amylolyticus genome encodes:
- a CDS encoding LysR substrate-binding domain-containing protein — translation MDDWNDLAVFVGVVEHGGFSAAARALGVPKSSLSRRLQLLEERLGVRLVQRTSRRFTVTDVGEEVLEHARAMRTQAEAVESVARRRVAEPSGTIRVTCSTGMSRDIMGPLLPRFMRRHPKVDVFLHATNRLVDLVEERFDLALRGHSGPLPDTGLVQRFLSPSWWRLVASPRYLRARRTPKAPRDLHAHTGLLLGGPSAAAAWSLRRDEVIEEIAFSPRLRSDDHTLLLSAACEGLGIVALPRYMCREQLDRGTLREVLPEWQVGDHRLTLLAPSRRGQLPAVRALADYLALEVPRLVAVPE, via the coding sequence ATGGACGACTGGAACGATCTCGCCGTCTTCGTCGGCGTCGTCGAGCATGGCGGGTTCTCGGCCGCGGCGCGCGCGCTCGGTGTGCCGAAGTCGAGCCTCAGCCGTCGCCTCCAGCTGCTCGAGGAGCGGCTCGGTGTGCGCCTCGTCCAGCGCACCTCGCGTCGGTTCACGGTGACCGACGTCGGCGAGGAGGTGCTCGAGCACGCGCGTGCGATGCGCACCCAGGCCGAGGCGGTCGAGAGCGTCGCGCGTCGTCGCGTGGCCGAGCCGAGCGGGACGATCCGCGTGACGTGCTCCACCGGGATGAGCCGCGACATCATGGGCCCGCTGCTGCCGCGCTTCATGCGGCGTCATCCGAAGGTCGACGTGTTCCTCCACGCGACGAATCGGCTCGTCGATCTCGTGGAGGAGCGCTTCGACCTCGCGCTGCGCGGGCACTCCGGCCCGCTCCCCGACACCGGGCTCGTGCAGCGCTTCCTGTCGCCCTCGTGGTGGCGGCTCGTCGCGTCGCCGCGATACCTGCGCGCGCGCCGCACCCCGAAGGCGCCGCGTGATCTGCACGCGCACACCGGGCTCCTGCTCGGCGGGCCGAGCGCGGCCGCGGCGTGGTCGCTGCGGCGCGACGAGGTCATCGAGGAGATCGCGTTCTCCCCGCGGCTGCGGAGCGACGATCACACGCTGCTGCTCTCGGCGGCATGCGAGGGCCTCGGGATCGTCGCGCTGCCTCGCTACATGTGCCGCGAGCAGCTCGATCGCGGCACGCTCCGCGAGGTGCTGCCCGAGTGGCAGGTGGGCGATCATCGGCTGACGCTGCTCGCGCCGTCGCGACGCGGACAGCTCCCCGCGGTGCGCGCGCTCGCGGACTACCTCGCGCTCGAAGTGCCGCGTCTCGTCGCGGTCCCGGAGTGA
- a CDS encoding cupin domain-containing protein, with protein sequence MTTRRAIHLAPGAGRVYPGGRVAAVFLADREETEDRYSISEWWLEPHTHGPGAHSHEEDDVFYVLEGTISFWLGDHWIDAPRGSFVLAPGGMKHDFENRTDARAGMLNISVPGGFEEHMPGIAEWFREHRS encoded by the coding sequence ATGACGACGAGACGTGCGATCCACCTCGCGCCCGGCGCCGGGCGCGTCTATCCGGGCGGCCGCGTCGCGGCCGTGTTCCTCGCCGATCGCGAGGAGACCGAAGACCGCTATTCGATCTCCGAGTGGTGGCTCGAGCCGCACACCCACGGACCGGGCGCGCACTCGCACGAGGAGGACGACGTCTTCTACGTGCTCGAGGGGACGATCAGCTTCTGGCTCGGCGATCACTGGATCGACGCGCCGCGCGGCTCGTTCGTGCTCGCGCCCGGCGGGATGAAGCACGACTTCGAGAACCGCACCGATGCGCGCGCCGGCATGCTCAACATCTCGGTGCCCGGCGGCTTCGAAGAGCACATGCCCGGCATCGCCGAGTGGTTCCGCGAGCACCGGAGCTGA
- a CDS encoding DMT family transporter has protein sequence MTTIALLLVLAAALSHAVWNAMIKGRGGDPLAASTGLSITWALLGAPLLFVVGPLDRAAWPHLGASIAAHLVYFSLLVRAYRESDLSVVYTLARGLPPLLVAAMSTLVPGERPGAIAMMGAIAIALGVLLLGAKGGVASRRVIAIALVIALCIATYTMLDGLGTRASGDAATYVTWLCTLQGALFAIGALVIGRAPLAREVRARWMVGLIGGVLSGLGYAIALWAMARAPIALVAAVREISVVFAALIGTFALGEPFGRRRLIAAGVVAIGVIAVRLGG, from the coding sequence ATGACGACGATCGCGCTCCTGCTCGTGCTCGCGGCCGCGCTCTCGCACGCGGTGTGGAACGCGATGATCAAAGGGCGCGGCGGCGATCCACTCGCGGCGTCGACGGGCTTGTCGATCACGTGGGCGCTGCTCGGCGCGCCGTTGCTCTTCGTCGTGGGGCCGCTCGATCGCGCCGCGTGGCCGCACCTCGGGGCCTCGATCGCGGCGCACCTCGTGTACTTCTCGCTGCTCGTGCGCGCCTATCGCGAGAGTGATCTCTCGGTCGTGTACACGCTCGCGCGCGGACTGCCGCCGCTGCTCGTCGCCGCGATGTCGACGCTCGTGCCGGGCGAGCGCCCCGGCGCAATCGCGATGATGGGCGCGATCGCGATCGCGCTCGGCGTGCTCCTGCTCGGCGCGAAGGGCGGTGTCGCGTCACGGCGCGTGATCGCGATCGCGCTCGTGATCGCGCTGTGCATCGCGACGTACACGATGCTCGACGGGCTCGGCACCCGCGCGTCGGGCGATGCCGCGACGTACGTGACGTGGCTGTGCACGCTGCAGGGCGCGCTCTTCGCGATCGGTGCGCTGGTGATCGGGCGCGCGCCGCTCGCGCGCGAGGTGCGCGCGCGGTGGATGGTCGGACTGATCGGCGGCGTGCTCTCGGGGCTGGGCTACGCGATCGCCCTCTGGGCGATGGCGCGCGCGCCGATCGCGCTGGTCGCCGCGGTGCGCGAGATCTCGGTGGTGTTCGCCGCGCTCATCGGCACGTTCGCGCTGGGCGAGCCGTTCGGGCGGCGCCGGTTGATCGCGGCGGGCGTGGTCGCGATCGGCGTGATCGCGGTGCGGCTCGGTGGATGA
- a CDS encoding ammonium transporter, whose protein sequence is MEINGADTAWVLVSAALVLLMTPALALFYGGLVRSKNVLSTFMHSFFALGLVTIQWVVIGYSLSFAPTVGGWIGGLDHMFLAGVGLEPRSGQTIPHILFMVYQLMFAIITPALISGAFAERVKFSSYVVFTLAWTTLVYDPLCHWVWGPGGWLGARGALDFAGGTVVHLSSGISALVFALVLGKRLGYPKQKMLPHDLTMTLLGAGMLWFGWFGFNAGSALTSGGLASLAFVNTHIAAGAGALAWATIEWVRHKKPSALGVASGLVAGLVAITPAAGFVGPMAGLGIGLAAGVVCYLGVLLKSRVGYDDALDAFGVHGIGGALGAVLTGVLASTVWNSAGQDGLAFGNTGLFIENLLSVVVAGVYAAGVSFVLLKIIDKVMGLRPAPEMEQEGLDITLHGEEAYATAGIGMRPAPDEVEPSAVKAPVVVAEVAPGE, encoded by the coding sequence ATGGAGATCAATGGCGCGGATACGGCGTGGGTGCTCGTCTCGGCGGCACTCGTCCTACTCATGACCCCGGCGCTCGCCCTGTTCTACGGCGGGCTCGTGCGCAGCAAGAACGTGCTCTCCACGTTCATGCATTCGTTCTTCGCGCTGGGGCTCGTCACGATCCAGTGGGTCGTGATCGGCTACTCCCTCTCCTTCGCGCCGACGGTCGGCGGCTGGATCGGCGGCCTCGATCACATGTTCCTCGCCGGCGTCGGGCTCGAGCCGCGCAGCGGGCAGACCATCCCGCACATCCTCTTCATGGTCTATCAGCTGATGTTCGCGATCATCACGCCCGCGCTGATCAGCGGCGCGTTCGCGGAGCGCGTGAAGTTCAGCTCGTACGTCGTGTTCACGCTCGCGTGGACCACGCTCGTCTACGACCCGCTCTGCCACTGGGTGTGGGGCCCCGGCGGCTGGCTCGGCGCGCGCGGCGCGCTCGACTTCGCGGGCGGCACCGTCGTCCACCTGAGCTCCGGCATCAGCGCGCTCGTCTTCGCGCTCGTGCTCGGCAAGCGCCTCGGCTACCCGAAGCAGAAGATGCTGCCGCACGACCTCACGATGACGCTGCTCGGCGCGGGCATGCTGTGGTTCGGCTGGTTCGGCTTCAACGCCGGCAGCGCGCTCACCTCGGGCGGTCTCGCGTCGCTCGCCTTCGTGAACACGCACATCGCGGCGGGCGCCGGTGCGCTGGCGTGGGCGACGATCGAGTGGGTGCGTCACAAGAAGCCGAGCGCGCTCGGCGTCGCGTCGGGTCTCGTCGCGGGCCTCGTCGCGATCACCCCGGCGGCGGGCTTCGTCGGTCCGATGGCGGGCCTCGGCATCGGCCTCGCGGCGGGTGTCGTGTGCTACCTCGGCGTGCTGCTCAAGAGCCGCGTGGGCTACGACGACGCGCTCGACGCGTTCGGTGTGCACGGCATCGGTGGCGCGCTCGGCGCGGTGCTGACCGGCGTGCTCGCGTCGACGGTGTGGAACTCGGCGGGCCAGGACGGTCTCGCGTTCGGCAACACCGGGCTCTTCATCGAGAACCTGCTCAGCGTCGTGGTCGCGGGTGTGTACGCGGCGGGCGTCTCGTTCGTCCTGCTCAAGATCATCGACAAGGTGATGGGCCTGCGTCCGGCGCCGGAGATGGAGCAGGAGGGCCTCGACATCACGCTGCACGGCGAAGAGGCGTACGCCACGGCGGGCATCGGCATGCGCCCGGCGCCCGACGAGGTGGAGCCCTCGGCGGTGAAGGCGCCGGTCGTGGTCGCGGAGGTCGCGCCCGGCGAGTGA
- a CDS encoding ZIP family metal transporter, producing MPVDGRIVAGRGSTHRRAGARGARRVDVSEVIEAFAWGLLASSGLVAGMLVGVTGRLAHRVVAAVMSVGAGVLLATATIDLTTHALEQVGVAASVASIVVGAVVFSLANAALANARDRKRCGECVAQPTEADAPGSGTSIALGTALDAIPEAAVLGISLADGAPDIALVLGLALGNVPEALSSAVGMRHAGRSFRYVAGLWSAIALGAALATAFASRALIHLGPAPIAVTEAGAAGALLAMAAETMIPEAFHGSPRFSGTLAAIGYVALLVLGAATSP from the coding sequence ATGCCCGTCGACGGACGAATTGTCGCAGGCCGCGGGTCCACACACCGCCGTGCAGGTGCGCGGGGAGCGCGCCGTGTCGATGTCAGTGAGGTGATCGAGGCGTTCGCCTGGGGACTGCTCGCGTCGTCGGGCCTCGTCGCGGGGATGCTGGTCGGCGTCACGGGACGGCTCGCGCATCGCGTCGTCGCGGCGGTGATGTCGGTGGGCGCGGGCGTGTTGCTGGCGACGGCGACGATCGATCTGACGACGCACGCGCTCGAGCAGGTCGGCGTGGCGGCGAGCGTCGCGTCGATCGTCGTCGGCGCGGTGGTGTTCAGCCTCGCGAACGCCGCGCTGGCCAACGCGCGCGATCGCAAGCGCTGCGGCGAGTGCGTCGCGCAGCCCACCGAGGCGGACGCGCCGGGCAGCGGCACCTCGATCGCGCTCGGCACCGCGCTCGACGCGATTCCCGAGGCCGCGGTGCTCGGCATCTCGCTCGCGGACGGAGCGCCCGACATCGCGCTCGTCCTGGGGCTCGCGCTCGGCAACGTGCCCGAGGCGCTCTCGAGCGCCGTCGGGATGCGCCACGCGGGCCGCTCGTTTCGTTACGTCGCGGGGCTGTGGTCGGCGATCGCGCTCGGCGCGGCGCTGGCCACGGCGTTCGCGTCGCGCGCGCTGATCCACCTCGGCCCCGCGCCCATCGCGGTGACCGAAGCCGGCGCCGCAGGCGCGCTGCTCGCGATGGCCGCGGAGACGATGATCCCCGAGGCGTTCCACGGCAGCCCGCGATTCTCGGGAACGCTCGCGGCGATCGGCTACGTCGCGCTCCTCGTGCTCGGCGCGGCGACGAGCCCCTGA
- a CDS encoding ribonucleotide-diphosphate reductase subunit beta gives MRYPQFFEMYRAAIKNTWTVEEVDFATDVHDLRAKMSDAERHLVQRLVAFFATGDSIVANNLVLSLYRHVNAPEARMYLSRQLYEEALHVQFYLTLLDTYVPDPDERARAFAAVETIPSIRKKAEFALRWLDSVHDVTRLDTREDRRRFVLNLICFAACIEGLFFFAAFAYVYFLRSRGLLHGLAAGTNWVFRDESAHMAAAFEIVRVVREEDPELFDDRMEADVRAMIAEAIECEVQFAEDLLSGGVSGLSVRDVREYLQFCADQRLATLGWRAGYGARNPFGFMDLQDVQEVANFFERRVSAYQVGVTGTVTFDDAF, from the coding sequence ATGCGATATCCGCAGTTCTTCGAGATGTATCGGGCGGCGATCAAGAACACCTGGACCGTCGAGGAGGTCGACTTCGCGACCGACGTCCACGACCTGCGCGCGAAGATGAGCGACGCCGAGCGTCACCTCGTGCAGCGCCTCGTCGCGTTCTTCGCGACCGGCGACTCGATCGTCGCGAACAACCTCGTGCTCTCGCTGTATCGGCACGTGAACGCGCCCGAGGCGCGGATGTATCTGTCGCGGCAGCTCTACGAAGAAGCGCTGCACGTGCAGTTCTATCTGACGCTCCTCGACACCTACGTGCCCGATCCCGACGAGCGCGCGCGCGCGTTCGCGGCGGTCGAGACGATCCCGTCGATCCGCAAGAAGGCGGAGTTCGCGCTGCGCTGGCTCGACTCGGTGCACGACGTGACGCGGCTCGACACGCGCGAGGATCGCCGGCGCTTCGTGCTCAACCTGATCTGCTTCGCGGCGTGCATCGAAGGCCTCTTCTTCTTCGCGGCGTTCGCGTACGTGTACTTCCTGCGATCGCGCGGATTGCTCCACGGGCTCGCGGCCGGGACGAACTGGGTGTTCCGCGACGAGAGCGCGCACATGGCCGCGGCGTTCGAGATCGTGCGGGTCGTGCGCGAGGAGGATCCCGAGCTCTTCGACGACCGGATGGAAGCGGACGTGCGCGCGATGATCGCGGAGGCGATCGAGTGCGAGGTGCAGTTCGCCGAGGACCTGCTCTCGGGCGGCGTCTCCGGGCTCTCGGTGCGAGACGTGCGCGAGTACCTGCAGTTCTGCGCGGATCAGCGGTTGGCGACGCTCGGATGGAGGGCGGGTTACGGGGCGCGCAATCCGTTCGGGTTCATGGACCTGCAGGACGTGCAGGAGGTCGCGAACTTCTTCGAGCGTCGGGTCTCGGCGTACCAGGTGGGCGTGACGGGCACGGTCACGTTCGACGACGCGTTCTGA
- a CDS encoding ribonucleoside-diphosphate reductase subunit alpha produces MQIETSESSTRTTMRVTKRNGTREAVDVDKIVRAVRRCAGGLDDVDPMRVATRTIGGLYDGATTRELDQLSIHTAAALIAEEPQYAKLAARLLASYVDKEVRGQEIHAFSQSIATGHRLGLVNDRLFESVARHARKLNDAIRPERDQLFEYFGLRTLYDRYLLRHPEARLVVETPQQFFLRVATALSDSVSDALELYERFSTLSYLPSSPTLFNSGTRYEQLSSCFLLDSPEDDLGSIYRRYADVAMLSKFSGGIGLAYHRVRARGSLIRSTNGHSNGIVPWLKTLDASVAAVNQGGKRKGACCVYLEPWHADVEEFLELRDNTGDEARRTHNLNLANWIPDLFMRRVESDAEWSLFDPKRVPQLVDLYGEEFDRAYEDAERANLFERKVRARELYARMMRTLAQTGNGWMTFKDKSNRACNQTALPGRVVHLSNLCTEILEVTSQGETAVCNLGSIQLGKHVVGGEVDLAMLAETVRIAVRQLDRVIDRNHYPIETARASNLRWRPVGLGVMGLQDVFFQLRLPFDCEQARAISKKIAEEIYFHALSTSVELAIEHGAHPAFPETRAARGELQFDAWGVTPSDVQRWDALRERIRAHGLRNSLLIAIAPTATIASIAGCYECIEPQVSNLFKRETLSGDFLQVNRYLVAELKALGMWNEALRQRLKMAEGSVQSIEEIPAEIRAIYRTAWEIPMRSLIDMAADRGAFLDQSQSLNLFIESPSIGQLSSMYMHAWKRGLKTTYYLRSRPATKIAKATVPTPTPAPPAPTPLASVMCSLENPESCEACQ; encoded by the coding sequence ATGCAGATCGAGACGAGCGAGTCGAGCACTCGGACGACGATGCGCGTGACCAAGCGCAACGGGACACGCGAGGCGGTGGACGTCGACAAGATCGTGCGCGCCGTGCGGCGCTGCGCCGGGGGGCTCGACGACGTCGACCCGATGCGCGTCGCGACGCGCACCATCGGCGGGCTCTACGACGGCGCGACGACGCGGGAGCTCGATCAGCTCTCGATCCACACCGCGGCCGCGCTGATCGCGGAAGAGCCGCAGTACGCGAAGCTCGCGGCGCGCCTGCTCGCGTCGTACGTCGACAAGGAAGTGCGCGGCCAGGAGATCCACGCGTTCTCCCAGTCGATCGCGACCGGACATCGGCTCGGCCTCGTCAATGATCGCCTGTTCGAGTCGGTCGCTCGACACGCGCGCAAACTGAACGACGCGATTCGCCCCGAGCGCGATCAGCTCTTCGAGTACTTCGGCCTCCGTACGCTCTACGATCGATATCTGCTGCGCCACCCCGAGGCGCGCCTCGTCGTCGAGACGCCGCAGCAGTTCTTCCTGCGGGTCGCGACCGCGCTCTCCGACTCGGTGAGTGACGCGCTGGAGCTCTACGAGCGCTTCTCGACGCTCTCGTATCTCCCGAGCTCGCCCACGCTCTTCAATTCGGGCACTCGCTACGAGCAGCTCTCGAGCTGCTTCCTCCTCGACTCGCCGGAGGACGATCTCGGCAGCATCTATCGACGTTATGCCGACGTCGCGATGCTCTCGAAGTTCTCGGGCGGGATCGGCCTCGCCTACCACCGAGTGCGCGCGCGCGGCTCGCTGATCCGCAGCACGAACGGGCACTCCAATGGCATCGTGCCGTGGCTCAAGACGCTCGATGCGAGCGTCGCCGCGGTCAATCAGGGCGGAAAGCGCAAGGGCGCGTGCTGCGTCTACCTCGAGCCGTGGCACGCCGACGTCGAGGAGTTCCTCGAGCTGCGCGACAACACCGGCGACGAAGCGCGGCGCACGCACAACCTGAATCTCGCGAACTGGATCCCCGATCTCTTCATGCGTCGTGTCGAGTCCGACGCCGAGTGGTCGCTCTTCGACCCCAAGCGCGTGCCCCAGCTCGTCGATCTCTACGGCGAGGAATTCGATCGCGCCTACGAGGACGCGGAGCGCGCCAATCTCTTCGAGCGCAAGGTGCGCGCGCGCGAGCTCTACGCGCGGATGATGCGGACGCTCGCCCAGACCGGGAACGGCTGGATGACGTTCAAGGACAAGTCGAACCGCGCGTGCAACCAGACCGCGCTGCCGGGTCGCGTGGTGCACCTGTCGAACCTCTGCACCGAGATCCTCGAGGTCACGTCGCAGGGCGAGACCGCGGTGTGCAACCTCGGATCGATCCAGCTCGGCAAGCACGTCGTCGGCGGTGAGGTCGATCTCGCGATGCTCGCCGAGACGGTGCGCATCGCGGTGCGCCAGCTCGATCGCGTGATCGATCGCAACCACTATCCGATCGAGACCGCGCGCGCGTCGAACCTGCGGTGGCGCCCGGTGGGCCTCGGGGTGATGGGCCTGCAGGACGTCTTCTTCCAGCTGCGATTGCCGTTCGACTGCGAGCAGGCGCGCGCGATCTCGAAGAAGATCGCCGAGGAGATCTACTTCCACGCGCTGAGCACGTCGGTGGAGCTCGCGATCGAGCACGGCGCGCACCCGGCGTTCCCCGAGACGCGCGCCGCGCGCGGAGAGCTGCAGTTCGACGCGTGGGGCGTCACGCCCAGCGACGTGCAGCGATGGGACGCGCTGCGCGAGCGCATTCGCGCGCACGGATTGCGCAACTCGCTGCTGATCGCGATCGCGCCGACTGCCACCATCGCGTCGATCGCCGGATGTTACGAGTGCATCGAGCCGCAGGTCTCGAACCTGTTCAAGCGAGAGACGCTCTCCGGTGATTTCCTCCAGGTGAATCGATATCTGGTCGCCGAGCTGAAGGCGCTCGGGATGTGGAACGAGGCGCTGCGACAGCGCCTCAAGATGGCCGAAGGATCCGTCCAGTCGATCGAGGAGATCCCCGCGGAGATCCGCGCGATCTACCGCACCGCGTGGGAGATCCCGATGCGCTCGTTGATCGACATGGCCGCGGATCGCGGCGCGTTCCTCGATCAGAGCCAGTCGCTCAATCTGTTCATCGAGAGCCCGAGCATCGGACAGCTTTCCTCCATGTACATGCATGCATGGAAGCGCGGACTGAAGACCACGTATTACCTGCGCTCGCGCCCCGCGACGAAGATCGCGAAAGCGACGGTCCCCACGCCGACGCCCGCACCGCCTGCACCCACGCCGCTCGCGTCGGTGATGTGCTCGCTCGAGAACCCCGAGAGCTGCGAGGCCTGCCAGTGA
- a CDS encoding protein adenylyltransferase SelO, with the protein MQLDDRFVRELPGDLDGAPRPRQVRGAAWSKVLPTPVAKPRLMVAVPEVAALLDLTTTELESPEMVEVLAGNRVLPGMQPYAACYGGHQFGHWAGQLGDGRAITLGEVINTRGERWEMQLKGAGRTPYSRTADGRAVMRSSVRELVCSEAMFHLGVPTTRALSLVATGEDVVRDVMYSGDPRPEPGAIVCRVAPSFLRFGNFEIFASRDEIDLLRALADHTIRAHFAHLGAPSRETYGAWLAEVCRRTAEMVMHWMRVGFVHGVMNTDNMSILGLTIDYGPYGWLEGYDPSWTPNTTDAGGRRYRYGHQPNVAWWNLQRLARALVPLVGDDVAILERALMTYGETLEAREAEMIAKKLGLRALDVGPAGDDVPMVQELYELLEAFETDMTIFFRRLADVPSDPGDVTDAALIAPLEDAFYGEPPEDHRHRVATWLRRYAERVRADGTNDVERRAKMNAVNPKYVCRNYLAQLAIDDAEKGDPGKVLALLDVLRRPYDDQPGKDEYAMKRPEWARHRVGCSMLSCSS; encoded by the coding sequence ATGCAACTCGACGATCGTTTCGTGCGCGAGCTCCCGGGTGACCTCGACGGCGCGCCGCGCCCGCGCCAGGTGCGCGGCGCCGCGTGGTCCAAGGTGCTGCCCACGCCGGTCGCGAAGCCGCGCTTGATGGTCGCGGTGCCCGAGGTCGCGGCGCTCCTCGATCTCACGACGACCGAGCTCGAGTCGCCCGAGATGGTCGAGGTGCTCGCGGGCAATCGCGTGCTGCCCGGGATGCAGCCCTATGCCGCGTGTTACGGCGGGCACCAATTCGGGCACTGGGCGGGACAGCTCGGCGACGGTCGCGCGATCACGCTCGGCGAGGTGATCAACACGCGCGGCGAGCGCTGGGAGATGCAGCTCAAGGGCGCGGGCCGCACGCCCTATTCGCGCACTGCGGATGGGCGCGCGGTGATGCGCTCGTCGGTGCGCGAGCTCGTGTGCAGCGAGGCGATGTTCCACCTCGGCGTGCCCACCACGCGCGCGCTCTCGCTCGTCGCGACCGGCGAGGACGTCGTTCGCGACGTGATGTACAGCGGCGATCCGCGGCCCGAGCCGGGCGCGATCGTGTGCCGCGTCGCGCCCTCGTTCCTGCGCTTCGGCAACTTCGAGATCTTCGCGTCGCGCGACGAGATCGATCTGCTGCGCGCGCTCGCCGATCACACGATCCGCGCGCACTTCGCGCATCTCGGCGCGCCTTCGCGCGAGACCTACGGCGCATGGCTCGCGGAGGTGTGCCGCCGCACCGCCGAGATGGTGATGCACTGGATGCGCGTAGGCTTCGTCCACGGCGTGATGAACACCGACAACATGTCGATCCTCGGGCTCACGATCGACTACGGCCCGTACGGATGGCTCGAGGGCTACGACCCGAGCTGGACGCCGAACACGACCGACGCCGGCGGTCGTCGTTATCGCTACGGGCATCAGCCCAACGTCGCGTGGTGGAACCTGCAGCGGCTCGCGCGCGCGCTGGTGCCGCTGGTGGGCGACGACGTGGCGATCCTCGAGCGCGCGCTGATGACGTACGGCGAGACGCTCGAGGCGCGCGAGGCCGAGATGATCGCGAAGAAGCTCGGTCTCCGCGCGCTCGACGTGGGCCCCGCGGGCGACGACGTCCCGATGGTGCAGGAGCTCTACGAGCTGCTCGAGGCGTTCGAGACCGACATGACGATCTTCTTCCGGCGCCTCGCGGACGTGCCCAGCGATCCCGGCGACGTGACCGATGCCGCGCTGATCGCGCCGCTCGAAGACGCGTTCTACGGAGAGCCGCCCGAGGATCATCGACATCGCGTCGCGACGTGGCTGCGTCGATATGCGGAGCGCGTGCGCGCCGACGGAACGAACGATGTGGAGCGCCGCGCGAAGATGAACGCGGTCAATCCGAAGTACGTCTGTCGCAACTACCTCGCTCAGCTCGCGATCGACGACGCGGAGAAGGGCGATCCCGGCAAGGTGCTCGCGCTGCTCGACGTGCTGCGACGTCCCTACGACGACCAGCCGGGCAAGGACGAGTACGCGATGAAGCGGCCCGAGTGGGCGCGCCATCGCGTCGGGTGCTCGATGCTCTCCTGCAGCTCGTAG
- a CDS encoding TPM domain-containing protein yields MARTGMKVERHDRPLRALAVSVALWALGASVASAQTPLPRRTDRAVYDVAEVIDPERERVIEQVNHELYAKAGVAIVVITVPALQDETIDELAVRVGHTWGIGGEGRDRGLVIAFSRDDRRIFVATGYGTEGYLPDGRVGALIDERAIPFLRANQFGEGLLRLDLALAAISAQEYGVTLTGVAAPSASARPAQPPGPMQLVMWALIGIVFLYLAIRHPRLLLFMLMTSGGGRHRGGGGFGGGGGGFGGGGGGFGGGGAGRGF; encoded by the coding sequence GTGGCCAGGACCGGGATGAAGGTCGAGCGACACGATCGTCCACTCCGCGCGCTCGCCGTGAGCGTCGCGTTGTGGGCGCTCGGGGCGAGCGTCGCGAGCGCGCAGACGCCGCTCCCGCGGCGCACCGATCGCGCGGTGTACGACGTCGCGGAGGTGATCGATCCCGAGCGCGAGCGCGTCATCGAGCAGGTCAATCACGAGCTCTACGCGAAGGCGGGCGTCGCGATCGTCGTGATCACGGTGCCGGCGCTGCAGGACGAGACGATCGACGAGCTCGCGGTGCGGGTCGGCCACACCTGGGGCATCGGCGGAGAAGGTCGCGACCGCGGGCTCGTGATCGCCTTCTCGCGCGACGATCGCCGCATCTTCGTCGCGACCGGGTACGGCACCGAGGGCTATCTGCCCGACGGCCGCGTCGGCGCGCTGATCGACGAGCGCGCGATCCCGTTCCTGCGCGCGAATCAGTTCGGAGAAGGTCTGTTGCGCCTCGATCTCGCGCTCGCCGCGATCTCGGCGCAGGAGTACGGCGTCACGCTCACCGGCGTCGCCGCACCGAGCGCGAGCGCGCGTCCCGCGCAGCCCCCCGGGCCCATGCAGCTCGTGATGTGGGCGCTGATCGGGATCGTCTTCCTGTATCTCGCGATCCGTCATCCGCGCTTGTTGCTGTTCATGCTGATGACCTCGGGCGGCGGGCGACATCGCGGCGGCGGCGGGTTCGGTGGGGGCGGCGGTGGGTTCGGCGGAGGCGGGGGCGGGTTCGGCGGTGGCGGCGCGGGCCGCGGGTTCTGA